From a region of the Cygnus atratus isolate AKBS03 ecotype Queensland, Australia chromosome 3, CAtr_DNAZoo_HiC_assembly, whole genome shotgun sequence genome:
- the INTS7 gene encoding integrator complex subunit 7 codes for MAGGGGKSFLAEAGYGEQELDANSALMELDKGLRSGKLGEQCEAVVRFPRLFQKYPFPILINSAFLKLADVFRVGNNFLRLCVLKVTQQSEKHLEKILNVDEFVKRVFSVIHSNDPVARAITLRMLGSMASIIPERKNAHHSIRQSLDSHDNVEVEAAIFAAANFSAQSKDFAAGICNKISEMIQGLATPVDLKLKLIPILQHMHHDASLASSSRQLLQQLVTSYPSTKMVIVTLHTFTLLAASSLVDIPKQVQLLLQYLKNDPRKAVKRLAIQDLKLLANKTPHTWTRENIQALCESALHTPYDSLKLGMLSVLSTLSGTIAIKQYFSSAPGTAATTARSFDLVKLAQECCYHNNRGIAAHGVRILTNISASCQEKDLLPLEQDAVFGLESLLVLCSQDGSPGAQATLKITLTCMVKLVKSRPHLSQSVVESLLTQLHSAQDAARILMCHCLSAIAMQLPVLADGMLGDLMDLYKVIGRSATDKKQELLVSLATVIFVSSQKALSSEIKTVIKQQLENVSNGWTAYRIARQASRMGNHDMARELYQSLLTQVASEHFYFWLNSLKEFSHAEQCLTGLQEDNYSSALSCIAEALKSYHKGIASLTAASTPLNPLSFQCGFVKLRIDLLQAFSQLICTCNSLKTSPPPAIATTIAMTSGNDLQRCGRISNQMKLSMEEFRNLAARYGDLYQSSFDADSATLRNVELQQQSCLLISHAIEALILDPESANFQEYTSNGTAHVESEYERRMMSVFNRVLEEVESLNRKYAPVSYLHTACLCSAVIALLKVPLSFQRYFFQKLQSTSIKLALSPSPRNPAEPIAVQNNQQLALKVEGVVQHGSKPGLFRKIQSVCLNVSSVLQSKSGQDYKIPIDNMSNEMEQRVEPHNDYFSTQFLLNFVILGTHNITVESSVIDSNGIVWKTGPKTTIFVKSLEDPYSQQVRLQQQQGQPSSQQQQQRIAYSRF; via the exons ATGGCGGGTGGCGGCGGGAAGTCGTTCCTGGCCGAGGCGGGGTACGGCGAGCAGGAGCTGGACGCCAACTCCGCCCTCATGGAGCTCGACAAGG GCCTGCGGTCCGGGAAGCTCGGCGAGCAGTGCGAAGCCGTGGTGCGCTTCCCGCGGCTGTTCCAGAAGTACCCCTTCCCCATCCTCATCAACTCCGCCTTCCTCAAGCTGGCCGACGTCTTCAGGGTCGG AAACAACTTCCTGAGGCTCTGTGTGCTGAAAGTTACTCAGCAGAGTGAGAAGCACCTAGAGAAGATCCTCAACGTGGATGAGTTTGTGAAGAGAGttttttcagtaattcataGTAATGATCCAGTGGCTCGGGCTATTACACTTCG GATGTTGGGCAGCATGGCATCTATTATTCCTGAAAGGAAGAATGCACATCACAGTATTCGTCAGAGTTTGGATTCCCATGATAATGTGGAAGTTGAAGCTGCTATATTTGCTGCTGCCAACTTTTCTGCACAATCAAA GGATTTTGCTGCAGGAATATGTAACAAAATCAGTGAGATGATTCAAG GTTTAGCCACACCTGTGGACTTGAAATTGAAGTTGATCCCTATTCTACAGCACATGCATCATGATGCTAGCCTGGCCTCCAGCTCCCGacagctgcttcagcagctggTAACATCATATCCTTCTACCAAGATGGTCATTGTTACTCTTCACACATTTACTCTACTTGCTGCTTCTTCTTTGGTTGACATTCCTAAGCAG GTCCAGCTTCTGTTGCAGTACTTGAAGAATGACCCCAGGAAGGCTGTGAAGAGGCTTGCAATCCAAGATTTAAAGCTGTTGGCCAACAAGACACCGCATACGTGGACTAGAGAAAATATTCag GCGTTGTGTGAATCTGCTCTTCATACCCCTTATGATAGTTTGAAACTGGGCATGCTATCTGTTCTCTCCACATTATCGGGGACCATTGCTATTAAACAGTACTTCAGTAGTGCTCCAG GAACAGCAGCTACAACTGCAAGATCATTTGATTTAGTAAAACTAGCACAGGAGTGCTGTTACCATAATAACCGTGGCATTGCAGCTCATGGCGTGAGAATTCTAACTAATATATCAGCCTCTTGTCAggaaaaag atCTTCTGCCTTTGGAGCAAGATGCAGTTTTTGGCTTAGAGTCTCTTCTTGTTCTTTGTAGTCAAGATGGCAGTCCAGGAGCTCAAGCAACCTTAAAG ATCACCTTAACTTGCATGGTGAAGTTGGTCAAGAGCCGTCCTCACCTGAGCCAGTCGGTGGTTGAGTCTCTGTTGACCCAGCTGCACAGTGCCCAGGATGCTGCTAGGATCCTCATGTGCCACTGTTTGTCAGCTATTGCCATGCAGCTGCCCGTCTTAGCAGATGGCATGCTAGGAGATCTGATGGACCTCTACAAAGTAATCGGACGATCTGCCACAGATAAAAAACAGGAACTCTTG GTTTCTCTTGCCACAGTGATATTTGTTTCCAGTCAGAAAGCCTTATCTTCAGAAATCAAAACTGTTATCAAACAGCAGCTTGAGAACGTCTCCAATGGATGGACAGCCTATAGGATAGCCAGGCAGGCTTCCAGAATG GGTAACCATGACATGGCCAGAGAGCTGTATCAAAGCCTGCTGACTCAGGTGGCCTCAGAACACTTCTACTTCTGGCTGAACAGTTTGAAGGAATTTTCCCATGCAGAGCAGTGTCTGACAGGTTTGCAAGAGGACAACTATAGCTCAGCACTTTCTTGCATTGCTGAAGCTTTAAAGTCATATCACAAAGGAATAGCATCACTGACG GCTGCTAGTACACCACTTAATCCTCTGAGCTTTCAGTGTGGATTTGTGAAACTCAGGATTGACCTTCTGCAAGCTTTTTCTCAACTTATTTGTACCTGCAACAGCCTAAAAACAAGTCCACCACCAGCTATTGCCACAACAATTGCTATGACATCAGGAAATGATCTCCAACGGTGTGGACGCATCTCTAACCAG ATGAAACTATCAATGGAGGAGTTCCGAAACCTGGCTGCACGGTATGGTGATCTCTATCAATCATCTTTTGATGCGGACTCAGCGACTCTAAGGAATGTAGAACT acaacagcagagctgcctgttgATTTCGCATGCGATTGAAGCTCTGATTTTGGATCCAGAATCTGCAAA tttccAGGAATACACTTCAAATGGAACAGCACATGTTGAGAGTGAATATGAAAGAAGAATGATGTCAGTATTTAATCGTGTACTAGAAGAAGTGGAATCCCTCAACAGGAAGTATGCTCCTGTGTCTTACTTG CATACAGCTTGTCTGTGCAGTGCTGTCATTGCCTTGTTGAAGGTACCCCTTTCTTTTCAAAGGTACTTCTTTCAGAAACTACAGTCTACAAGCATTAAG CTTGCTCTATCCCCATCTCCAAGGAATCCAGCAGAACCTATTGCAGTACAGAACAATCAGCAATTGGCCTTAAAGGTGGAAGGAGTGGTTCAGCATGGGTCTAAACCAGGCCTTTTCCGTAAAATCCAGTCAGTCTGTCTAAATGTAtcttcagtgctgcagagcaaaTCTGGACAAGACTATAAG ATTCCTATTGACAATATGAGCAATGAAATGGAGCAGAGGGTGGAACCACACAACGACTACTTCAGCACTCAGTTTCTGTTAAACTTCGTGATACTTGGCACCCATAACATCACAGTAGAGTCCTCTGTAATAGATTCAAATGGTATTGTTTGGAAAACGGGGCCtaaaacaactatttttgttAAGTCTCTTGAGGATCCATACTCCCAGCAAGTTCGTCTTCAGCAACAGCAAGGACAACCATCatcacagcagcaacaacaaagaataGCATACTCAcggttttaa